From Candidatus Vondammii sp. HM_W22, one genomic window encodes:
- the malQ gene encoding 4-alpha-glucanotransferase, whose protein sequence is MITDNTPKAIDQRSAGVLLHPTSLPSGDLGSDAYRFVDFLTECKFSYWQMLPLGQPSHGLSPYQCLSVHAGNTALISPEMLVKSGWIESIPTKNNFPDRTIALRQAWNSVDQNSAKDAQDKLSRFEQLHAHWIKDYALFLALKAEHNDAPWWEWPEPLRDRNPEAIRQAESGLEAEIRFHSFGQFIFLSQWQALRQYANVKGIRLFGDTPIFIAENSADAWTHRNYFLLNEQGRPSVVAGVPPDYFSSTGQRWGNPLYNWEAIQADGFSWWIEQLETQFDRFDLLRIDHFRSFQAYWEISAASQTAETGRGVEAPGEALFEALDTHFNPLPIVVEDLGTITEEVTALRDQFELPGMKILQFAFDGNPDNPYLPDNIGMEFVVYTGTHDNDTTVGWYDDLPDDAKERVGGYTNPAETRMPWGLIELALSSNAKLAILPMQDLLELGSEARMNLPGSLNQHNWAWQVGWHQIPEHLAERLSSLLQACNREYTNAQHPCR, encoded by the coding sequence ATCACTGACAACACCCCAAAAGCGATAGATCAAAGAAGCGCCGGGGTGCTGCTCCATCCCACATCGCTGCCAAGCGGCGATCTGGGGAGTGATGCTTATCGTTTTGTCGATTTTCTTACCGAGTGCAAATTCAGCTACTGGCAAATGCTACCGCTTGGCCAACCATCCCACGGGCTTTCACCCTATCAATGCCTGTCAGTTCACGCTGGAAACACGGCGCTCATCAGTCCTGAAATGCTGGTAAAGTCCGGCTGGATTGAATCAATACCTACCAAGAACAACTTTCCCGACCGAACTATTGCACTGCGCCAAGCCTGGAATAGCGTTGATCAAAATTCTGCTAAAGATGCACAGGACAAGCTCAGCAGATTCGAGCAACTTCATGCCCACTGGATCAAGGATTATGCACTGTTTCTGGCGCTTAAAGCAGAGCATAACGATGCACCCTGGTGGGAGTGGCCAGAGCCTCTCCGGGATCGGAATCCAGAGGCTATTCGCCAGGCTGAATCTGGCCTGGAAGCGGAGATCCGATTCCACTCTTTCGGCCAATTTATTTTCCTCAGCCAATGGCAGGCCCTCCGGCAGTACGCCAATGTAAAAGGGATACGTCTGTTTGGTGACACACCCATATTTATCGCCGAAAACAGTGCCGACGCCTGGACTCATCGCAACTATTTTCTGCTCAACGAACAAGGAAGACCGAGTGTTGTGGCAGGCGTGCCGCCTGACTACTTCTCCAGTACCGGTCAGCGCTGGGGCAACCCACTCTACAATTGGGAGGCCATTCAGGCAGATGGCTTCAGCTGGTGGATAGAGCAGTTAGAAACACAATTTGATCGGTTTGATCTGCTTCGGATTGACCACTTCCGCAGTTTTCAAGCCTACTGGGAAATATCCGCTGCAAGCCAGACTGCCGAAACAGGACGCGGGGTGGAAGCGCCGGGAGAGGCACTGTTTGAGGCATTAGATACCCATTTTAATCCACTCCCCATAGTGGTTGAAGACCTGGGGACAATCACAGAAGAGGTGACCGCTCTGCGTGACCAATTCGAACTTCCTGGAATGAAGATTCTTCAGTTCGCTTTCGATGGAAATCCAGACAACCCTTATCTGCCCGACAATATAGGCATGGAGTTTGTCGTCTATACCGGCACACATGACAATGATACGACCGTCGGCTGGTACGATGATCTGCCTGACGATGCAAAAGAGAGAGTCGGCGGCTACACCAACCCGGCAGAAACGAGGATGCCCTGGGGGTTAATTGAACTTGCCTTGAGCAGCAATGCAAAACTTGCCATCCTGCCAATGCAGGACCTGCTGGAGCTGGGGTCTGAAGCGAGAATGAATCTACCGGGAAGTCTTAATCAACATAACTGGGCATGGCAAGTCGGCTGGCATCAGATTCCTGAGCATTTGGCCGAGCGATTAAGCAGCCTACTGCAGGCCTGCAACAGAGA